The window TGCACAAATAGTGTGACTCGCTTTGCATGGATAGTACATAAATAGGCATCTTCAAAGAGACGAGTCAAGAAGGCTTCTGCGGCCTGAggaaagaggtgaaagaaagcaTGACAGTGAAGTAAGCACCCCAGCTCTATCTCAATACTGTAAAGGCAGAAATAACTGATGGCACCAGTGAAAATATGAAGTTAACCTTTACATTTACCACCATCTGTGATCCAAAACAGGCAAACAATTCAGTGGCATGTTTGGCCCACTTGACATGGATTGAAAGCCCCTTCCACCAATCCTATTCTTGCAGCAACCCACTTACCTCCTGAAGGGCTAGCAGGGCCATAGATTGCCATTGATAGTCATAGCCCCGTGTAAAGAGGAGACAGATCTCCCGCACCTGAAAGAGATGAAATGGACCAAGGTGAGGCAGAAACAGGCTACACATAAGACAACATGCACAGGTATGGAAGTTAGTGTGCCTTCTCACATGGAAGGATAGAGTGTGTATTTGTTAATAATGTCTTTACAGAATGGATTTAATCTTTCATATCAGAAAATGAAGTTTATTGTTTTaacagttttttaaaatattattgtaAACTAGATTTGATGAAGAGTGGCGGTATATCAAgttcttttaataaacatatacaTTGTCATTCATGGCCAAAGAAATAGCTacaacaggggaaaaaaaacagaaagcacaTCTCCTTACCAGCCTGCTGAAGGGTAGTTTTCGAATAAGAAGTTCTGTGGTTTTCTGGTAATGTCGAATCTCCATTAATGCTCGAGCACCAGGTCGATATCTCCGCCTTGTTGCTCTGGGCCTCCGGGAACCTAAAAATACAAGTAAAGGATTCTTTTACATATGGGTAGCTGAATGGAATGGGATGTGCCACAGCACCATCAATATTTTAACCAACACATCACAAGAAATTAGAGAACTTGGGAGCAGGGCTGGGGATTTCTTAGGCCCCTCCAATTAAAAATGTGTTTCCCTGCCCCTGCTCTTACGTGAACTACAGAGTGCCCCTACAAGTTGGCCATCTACTTCATATGCCTTCCTAAGTCCTTCGCAGGCAGTCCATTCATGCTTTGCATCTACTAATGTGAAGCTTGCTTAGGGCTTTAGTGTGGcacaaagcaatgttacttaccgtaacagttgttatccagggacagcaggcagctattctcactagtgggtgacgttatccaactgagccccgatgcggacatctcacaagcatacttgcttgtagaaacttttagaagtttcgagttgcccacaccgcgcatgcgcgagtgccttcccgcccgatgcaccgggcgtgtctcctcagttcagatagctagcagagaagccaacccaggggaggtgggtgggacgtgagaatagctgcctgctgtccctggataacaactgttacggtaagtaatattgctttatcccaggacaagtaggcagatattctcactagtgggtgacctccaagctaaccacaatgggatggtgggagagttggcaacttaggagaacaaattttgtaacactgtttggccatactgtccatcccatctggagaagatatccagacaatagtgtgaggtgaaggtatgaaccgaggaccaagtggcagctttacaaatctcctcaatcaatgtcaatctgaggaaagctatagaggctgccattgctctgaccttatgagctgtgactttactgtgaaggagtaatccagcctgggcatagcagaaagagatacaagccgccatccagttggagatggtgcgcttagagatagggcgtcccaacttgttcagatcgaaggagatgaaaagttgaggagcagtcctgtgaggcttggtgcgttccaggtagaaagccaaagcacgcttacagtccatagtgtgaagagctgattctccaggatgagaattcGGCTTCGGGAGCATAactagtcgttctgctcgaggaggggatagagagaagccagggtcaacatgcgaaacttctccctgaccaggaacttgttgagcaccctgaggtccaaaataagacggaacaaggaagtaccgggagtaaaaacccctgttctgttggtccacagggaccggctcgacggcacgaagccggagcaaagcctgagcttcctgaagaagaagggtggtctgggttaagttggaaggatactctcttggaggatgttccggaggaacatgatggaactgaagagagtatccctctcttacgatggaaaggacccagaggtcggtggtaatagtcgtccatcgatggtaaaaatgatggagactacctccgatgggaaaaagcggggagggcagaacgatggaagttatgctccctacgagacagtcaaaaaggctggggagccttggggacagcagaaggttgaggcttttgttggggcttctgctggtgctgcctcttcacaggcgGGCGGATGGTGGGGGCCTGCTTCGGTGGGtagcgcctctgataaatcatagGCGGATGAGAAGGACGAGAgatagcaggcttgggcttctggcggagaatagactgaaaagatttttcatgtttggacagcttctccgtcgccgcctcgatggattcatcgaaAAGGTCCGCTCCCGCACAGGGAACGTTCGCTAGCCTGTCCtagagattcgggtccatatcaatggtccgaagcAACGCCAAGCAtctcatggccaccgaacaagcagcagcTCTGGCCGAGAGTTCAAAAGCATCGTAAgacgattgcatcatctgcaAGCGGAGTTGGGACAACGACGCCAGTACCTCCGAGTattcgaagcgagcctgagagtccagatagggcaaaaacttttgaagaatggatagaaaaaattcaaagtaggtcgcaaaatgaaagctgtaatttaggactcgagaagccatcatcgagttctggtagatgcgcctgccaaatctgaccatggttttgccctcccggccaggagtggaggcatagacctgggaggaaTGAGACCGCTTCAGGGAGGATTCAACCAAtagggactggtgagagagctgcaccccgtcgaagcccttatggtgcaccaTGCGGTACCTAGCATCCAACTTCTCTGGGACCGCAGGAATGGAGTATGGAGTCTCGAAGcatctcatgaaagtctggtccagaagcttatgtAGCGGCAGAcggagagactcagcaggaggttggggaagatgcatcgtctccaaatattccttagaaaacttggaacccgaatccagggtgatatccagatccaccgccatctgcctcaggaaggacGAGAATGACAACTGGTCCGCCAGGGCCGGGCCTTGAGATGGGCTCGAAGAAGATGAGGCGGCCTGGTCCGCCGAGGCCGAGGACCGGCATGGGGAGAACGAATCCCCGCAGTCCTCGAGTTCTGGCATAGGAGGAGGCGAGTAATCCGGTGAAAACTCCCGAAAAGGTTGCTTACGGCGAGGCGAGGCAtgtctcgatgaatgcctcaatGAGTGCCTCGATCGACAACCGGAGCTGTGTCGAGAAGCAGACCTCGAGCGTCGAGGCGAGCGAAGCCCAGACGAGGCAGCCACCGAGTAGAtgggactggaggctgtggatcgaagcagtGGAGGCTGAGACGAAGCTCCCCAAGGCTCGAGGCTCAGCATCGAGGAGGAAGTCTCTGGTCCAGGCAAGAGAACTGCGCCATGCATCGAGGGTATcggttccaaaggtggcatgggcaaagactctgctccttgcgaggcatgccccgaagccagaccagacactcgccaagactctgctcccagcagtgagagtgtgcgccgaggaggcaccggcggtggctcgacctcgcgggaggctttcgcgtgcccaggctggatctgggagagaagcgtcggcccaatcttagtaaagagctcgacaaatcgcttctccatcatggcatggaacgaagccggcaaatgGGACCTCCAGCACGGACATCGCTAACTCAGCCGCCAGGgggcttgggcttagaagccttgggcaccttgagcaccactggaggaatgggaggctgcgctacctgacctgagacagcggaaggcaccgcagcaggcgtcggagtcgaagccggcacgaacgaggcaggcttgagcagactcgaggcTGAAGATGTTGAAGCGGAAGTCGAAGGCGTGGCGCTCTGCGATGAGGGCAGCTCCAGGGATGCCTCCATGCTAAACAACGACTCCCACAAAACACAGCGATGCTTAAAAgcacgtgctgtaagtgtggagcaaggccagcacgatttcggaagatgttgaggccccagacactgaagacagcgtcgatgcgggtccatcaacgaaatcgcgcgctggcacttgacacactttttaaaaccggtaacaggccgggacatagaccgAAAAAGCTCCatatggcctgcccggtcgaacgatcgaaagaaatatatttttttaaaacaagaaaacgcAACGTGAGCCAACGATAATGAGCCCAAAAAACTCAAAACCGCGGgcacagaaggcacaagtgaaggaacttcgcgcagagagtagaaagacagacttctcagctccgcagaagagaaagaactgaggagacacgcccggtgcatcgggcgggaaggcactcgcatatgcgcggtgtgggcaactcgaaacttctaaaagtttctacaagcaagtatgcttgtgagatgtccgcattggggctccgttggatgacttcacccactagtgagaatacctgcctgcttgtcctgggataaaagcacATTCCTCGCTTTCCTCCACCATCTTCTCCTTATTTAAGTGAGACAgcacagaataataataataatagtttatttttgtataccgccacaccatcaGTTCTTAGCAGTTTACACAGTAAATTACAAAGTATTTAAGATACAGAGTCATGATAGACACGAtagccatgatagaaaccttcaagatcctgaagggtatagaaagggtagacagggacagatttttcagattatggggaaccacaagtacaagggggcactcggagaaattaaaaggggacaggtttagaacaaatgccagaaagttcttctttacccagagggtggtggatacatggaatgcgcttctggaggctgtgataggccggagcacgttacaaggcttcaaagaaggtttggataggttcctagaggataaaggaattgaggggaacagataggaatagaggtaggtttagggataTTCTGGGACCACTGCTCGGGAGtgaaccgctgggcgagatggacctctggtctgcctcagcggaggcaacttcttatgttcttatactaacTGACAAAGTACAACCCTAACTTATTCAAACGAAATATGCacaatacagattatttatactaaaatagataagctTCTGTAAAccttattccataaaaataataaaaatccattTATCATATTGATATCTATTAAGTATTGTACTGTTTAAATAGATAGGTCTTAAAATCTTTCCAAAATTGCTGATAAGTGAGGGCTGGAGTAATAAGAGCATTCAAGCACATATTCATTACTCCTACTTGAAACACCAGAGtcctatttaaaaatttcttaaaatggcACGCTTGCAGGAAAAGCAGATTGATCATAACCATGATCATTTCCCtcaaagtacaggcagtccccaagttagaCACCCGACTTAACTATGACTTGTACTTAAGAATGCAGTTGTAGCTTCATCCGATTTcattgagcagtatttccagttgcatagactcctacacgtctcctatagcagattcaggaatgaaacatggccacattaagaacagtgtgtggttgtgcatgctgtaccctagagggaacactggtagggacagttggcccttttatcagctgggagcagaggcaagcagcaagaattttaaaatctacaagttttgAGTTACATACAagtctgacttaagaacagctttaaaaacataacttgttcttaacctggggactgcctgtacatctTTTCCACCTGTGGGTACTTAAGTTCATTACCAGGTTCCTGCTCATTCTGGGGCCCAACTCCCATCTCCATGCAACAGTGAAGTCACAACCCTGCTGATGAGATCACATGGTACAGACCTCCATAGTCATCAATGtcatgtaagaagataatttCCTGTTCCTTCATGATTTTCACACCCTTCTCCCCACCCTTTACCATTCAAATAACACAGGCTATCCCTCAAGGTTATCCATAAATCTTAACATCAATACTGCTCTGTTCATACTTTATTACATTAGTGCAAGCCTATGGGTCTCAGCCATTAGTGCTGTACTTATGTTTTATGTGCATCAGTGTGATATCTGCATGAGGCTCTGAAGAAGCTCTTCAACTATTAGTGCTGTGCATATGCATTCCTTATGTGAATCAGTGTGAcacttgcggggggggggggggaggctctaATTTTGCACACTCCCTTCCCAGTGGCACCCTCTCCTCCTTACTCGGGCGTCCCGCTGGAGCCGGCGGAGGACTCCTGGCTACAGTCACTCTCCTAGGGGTGCGGGTCTTCCTCCTGCTGGCACTAGGCCCCGGGTTCCCACTCGTGCTAGGGCCCGAATCACGGCTCGTACTAGGGCCCGATTCCCGTCGCATGACTTCACCAAACCGCGTCCAAGTATATTTTAAACGACGACAGCACTCTTATGCCTTCATTTACACCGCGCCTGCGCGCACAGGGCTCTCACTCATTCCTAATCATCAAACAACCTAGTTCAAACTACCCGCACGTTCTGCCTCCCTTCTCAAACGTCACTTCCTTCCCTATTTTATGTGTGGGGtgggtattttttgtttgtttgttaggTATGGGTTTTCACCACGTGCCCCTTCCTCCAGACGTTGCTAGGCCAAGACTTGAGGGACACATTGAGAAGCGATCGAGGGTTGGTTTATGCTCATGATTCAAGTTCAACAAGTTATATTTCGTTTGATTATGTTTGTAGGTCttacaagccttcacctccaacgtcaaaATCTAATATAGAACCCTTACAcgcacatgcgcagttgaaatggcgtgatccctgccgctgtgatttgtGCTTCCGTCGCCGTTTTCCATTTGCGGCACATGCGCGGGGAGGGAGCCTGTGGCAGTTTGATTTGCAGCGCGTAAGAGGAGCCTGCGGTGCTGATTTTCCCCATTGCCGAAGTCACTTCCAGCCTAGGGCAGGGAaggcttcaactcgctgctcctgcttgcttcgggccttccttgctgccgggtcctactCCTGCCTTCGCGCaaaaagaaagtaggtgggaaCTGGCAGCGAAAAGGACCGAAGCAAAGAGTTGTAAATGCTGCGCTGCCAGGGCCGGATTCATCAATAGGTCCaagaggcatgtgcctagggcccagaaCTGTGAGagggcccactgaaggagggcaaaaagagaGCCCCCCcctggtttgattttttttttcaaacagcgattATTGGCAACAGCCCCTCCCCCCGTGCGGCAAtcaagatcggcaatgggcccctccggcactcaagatcggcaatgcccccccccctcccctctggcACTCAAGATCAGCTACGGGCCTTCTCAccctggcatcaacagcacttcagatcggcaacgcggtgctcagcccaaaactccctctgacacagcttcctgtttccactcaGGAAGatcgagtcagagggaagctttggactgagcatcgcgttgctgatttgaagtgctgttgatgctggcGGGGACCCGTTGCTGATCTtgagtgtcatcgcggggggggggggctgttgccgATCATGAGTGTCATCACGGGGACGATCTTTGTTGCCAGAATCAGAaagatgagaggaagggagagagatgggcctgaggtggatggagagaaggggacagatgatggaagtggggaaaagggagagcaagaagagagcagatgatggaagtgggggaaagagagagaagaggcagatgatggaagtggggagaagggagagcaaatgctgaatggaagtggagaaagagaacacatactggatggaaggagggataaagaaaaaggacatgctggatgggggaagaagatagagttagtgagatagtggaggggtgaaggaaagggggtgAAGGCATGCTTTGGGTAGACACAGTGGAAAGAGGGAAACTAAGGACTGcataagaagaaataatttaatttagacggaggcagaaaataaagaaggaagaccagagaagaaaaggaaagaggagagagagatgccagagaatggggaaggagacataacagatctgagcagaggaaatgagaagagagagatgctaaaaaccacaggggggagggaaagagatgaaaggagagagatgccagaccaagggggggggtcaagaggagagatggtagggagagACAGTTTCTGCAAGggggaagacagtggatggaagaaagagaatgacaagatgaggaaagtagaaatcacatgacaaaggtagaaaaaattatatttttttgctttaggataaagtagtattgtagctgtgttgataaatgtttagaaatagaaaatggaaaaatacggtgatcattttattggactaattttaatacattgttgactaactttcagagaccaaattctccttcctcaagtcaggacatgatactgtaacagtagtatactttactgatctaaggaaagagggtttgacctctgaaagctaattaaaaaatgtattagtccaataaaatggtattatcttaatttccattttttgtttcatttttagttgttaatttgtaaagtgatttgttatttctctatttttcaaatttacatctgctatctttatattttgttcagtattgggggatatgcagtatgcaccactgtttcttcaccctctaaactgtaccattcctttggttTGTAACACAAgctagcatgctgaatgctctgcactgctccgatgattgtcagaacagcgcagaacattcagcccgccagccagtgctaaaaacctcttccgtgcttttgtaaaaaaaataaaaaaaaaaaagggaggggtagtTTGAAGgtggttctgtgtgtatgaaagacatggggctccttttatcaaggcgcgctaaggGGGTTAgtgcggacatttcatcatgcactaactcccgcagcagcctaaaatcctaacaccttgtcaatggaggcattaggtactagtgcggcaggcggtttaacgcgcagtattccatgcgttaaaccactaccatgcctttgtaaaaggaccccatggttttctgttagcattgatcaGCCTTGTTtagcgaaatgcatcaggcatggttcctgggagtaccttgaataaacctgatttgaatctccttattttctgccaatcttcttttgttccacgttggattgtttggtggactgcttgcctt is drawn from Geotrypetes seraphini chromosome 3, aGeoSer1.1, whole genome shotgun sequence and contains these coding sequences:
- the LOC117356813 gene encoding histone H3-like centromeric protein A isoform X3, with translation MEMGVGPQNEQEPGSRRPRATRRRYRPGARALMEIRHYQKTTELLIRKLPFSRLVREICLLFTRGYDYQWQSMALLALQEAAEAFLTRLFEDAYLCTIHAKRVTLFVQDIQLARRIRGISEGLG
- the LOC117356813 gene encoding histone H3-like centromeric protein A isoform X1, whose translation is MRRESGPSTSRDSGPSTSGNPGPSASRRKTRTPRRVTVARSPPPAPAGRPSSRRPRATRRRYRPGARALMEIRHYQKTTELLIRKLPFSRLVREICLLFTRGYDYQWQSMALLALQEAAEAFLTRLFEDAYLCTIHAKRVTLFVQDIQLARRIRGISEGLG
- the LOC117356813 gene encoding histone H3-like centromeric protein A isoform X2, whose protein sequence is MRRESGPSTSRDSGPSTSGNPGPSASRRKTRTPRRVTVARSPPPAPAGRPSSRRPRATRRRYRPGARALMEIRHYQKTTELLIRKLPFSRLVREICLLFTRGYDYQWQSMALLALQEKAATPGPPSRYR